The sequence below is a genomic window from Aureispira sp. CCB-E.
AAAACCTTAGCACAAGCTTTGGCAAACAAAGACATAAAACCTAATTTGATACCATAGCGTTCTACAAATTTGTCTTGATATTTTTTGCGCAGTGCCATGATTTCAGTTAGATCAACCTCGTTAAAGGTTGTTAGCATCGCTGTATTGTTTTTGGCAGACACCAAACGTTTGGCGATTGTACGGCGCATACGACTCATTTTTTCGGTACGCTGTGCACGGCTAAACGCTGCATTTTGTGTAGGTGTTGTTGCTGCCTTTTCTTCTTTCTTAGCAGGAGCATTCGACTTATTGTTAATTGCCTTTTGAACGTCGTCTTGAGTAATGCGTCCATCTTTGCCTGTTGCCGTAATATCTGCTGCTTTTAAGTTGTGCTCATTCATTAGTTTTTGAGCAGTAGGAGAAGGATGCCCACTAGCATAAGAATTAGTAGATTCCTCTTTGGCAGGTTCTTCCTTGGCAGGAGCTTCTTCTTTAGGAGTTTCAACAGGAGCTTCCGTTTTGTTAGAAGAGGTATCTTGACCAGCAGCACTGGTATCAATCTTTGCAAATACATCTCCGATAGCGATATCGTCACCTTCTTGAGCAACCCAAATTAATTTTCCTGCTTTTTCGGCAGGAACTTCTACGG
It includes:
- the odhB gene encoding 2-oxoglutarate dehydrogenase complex dihydrolipoyllysine-residue succinyltransferase, whose amino-acid sequence is MSIIELVVPVIGESITEVTLSSWVKEDGAYVELDEIICEFESDKATVEVPAEKAGKLIWVAQEGDDIAIGDVFAKIDTSAAGQDTSSNKTEAPVETPKEEAPAKEEPAKEESTNSYASGHPSPTAQKLMNEHNLKAADITATGKDGRITQDDVQKAINNKSNAPAKKEEKAATTPTQNAAFSRAQRTEKMSRMRRTIAKRLVSAKNNTAMLTTFNEVDLTEIMALRKKYQDKFVERYGIKLGFMSLFAKACAKVLMEMPDVNAQIDADGKSIIYHDFVDISIAISTPTGLVVPPVKNVESLNFAEIEGAIKGLAKKAREGNLTLQEMQGGTFTITNGGVFGSMMSTPIINEPQSAILGMHTIQQRPMAIDGEVKIRPMMYLALSYDHRIIDGSTSVTFLVKVKQLLEDPITLFLDL